Within Triticum dicoccoides isolate Atlit2015 ecotype Zavitan chromosome 1B, WEW_v2.0, whole genome shotgun sequence, the genomic segment GTTTTTATATGCTAAAATCAAAGAGGATTTATAGAAAATTTCTTAAATAATAGTCCTCCAATTTTTCCATATACGTAGTTTTAATCAAAGAGAGATTGTATGTGTGTTAAGATAGAACCAATTCATAGTACCTTTATTTTGATCTTTTTTTTGTTTCAAAAAGATACTAAATACTAGTAACTTTATTTTGACATACCTAGTTTGAGTGCACCATGTGCATATATCAACAAAGTTGATGCCCGCGGAGAGTAAAATATCGTATTCTTCATTCGTAATAAAGAATAGAGAGCATTTTTGAAGCAAAACAAATAAGAGAGAGCAATTCGCAGAAATCGCAAATCCGAACTACTTCGGGATTGGCCCATTTAAGCTTTCTTCGTAGGAGCAGtttttttttaggatttttttcgaatttccaggttttctattgatttTGATCCCTTCTTTTGTGGCTTTTTCCCtgatttttattttactttttaaaataatttcatGATTTATTAAAATCGcaaatttttaaataacaaatataTTTTAAATTTGTGAATAATTTGAAAATCCACGTACATGTTTTCAATTATTTTTCAGATTTATAAATCCAGGAGTGTATTTTCAATTCGTCAAAAATTTAAAAGATCATTACCAAAAAATGTCACTTTTTCCCAAGTTTTGTTCAGAGTTTCATTGAACTTTCCCGTTTTTTAGAAAAAAATGTCAATATTTTCAAAATGTCTtcgtattttaaaaaatgttcggaaATTTTGAAAATGGTTTTTGATAAAacatgtttgaaatttcaaaaaatattaggAATTAAAAATATTGTTCACattttaaaataattttttggAACTTCACAAATTGTTggtattttcaaaaaatattcggcATTTCTAAATTGTTCAAAATTTTCAAGATGTTTCAAAAAAGTTTCCAATCTCAATCATGTAGTGTGTGCTTAAATATTTCCCGCTTCCCATCAATCACCAAACCACCAGTTCCAGTGGCATGTGTTCAATAGTGCGAGTTCGATTCCCTTCCAAGTGTTCTTCTTTTTCGTGATTTTTATGTTGCGCGTTACAAAACACTACTTGGTTCGCCCTGGCCTTGACCCGCAGCGACACCACTGCCGAGATGAGAGTTCGGCCATCTCAACAAAGATCTTATTGGTATGCATGGCCCAAAATATGTCAGGTCGTCTCTTCTACCATTCATATTTAGAGGGTACCCACTCCAGCATATGTAAAGCATGTGGTAATATTCTTCTCGAGGGAAAAGTATATGTCACACACAGTTTGTTTGTTGCCGTCTAAATCAAAAGGCGACGAAATGGTAAAACGATAAAGCTAAAACCTGTAgccattgccatgccatgccaatgCTGCAATGTATGTCTTATAGGTATTGAGTTGCATGGCAATCGTACATAGCAAGCAAGAATTCGATTCCACTTACTTCTGATCACATTTGTTCCACTAGGTTTTTGAAGATATTATCAAGATATCCACCTACTCGCTCCGGGTTCATGTATAAATCGGCAATCATCAATGGGGATTATTCAGAGTTGGTTTACATTTTCGTTTACTCACCGGCGCAGGCTTTTGATCTAAAAACTAAAAACTATGCAGCTGGCCAGTTTTATTCCACAAATTAAGCTCATGAGGCTCAACCGTGTTAGCCGATTTCTGGCTAGCATCGTTGCCATGACGTACCGCTAGACGGTCAGAGAGCGAGTGTGGTGGGCAAGCAGCTGTCATGCACACAGCTGAGCACGTCACGGTAGTCCCTATCGATGGTGAAGGAGTCGTAGACATTGCCATCGCTGCTCTTCTTGTACTCGAACAGAAGCGACGAGTGGTTGAAGGCCGTGAGCTTGACGAAGCCATAGTCTTGATCCCTGAAGACGCTCCACCTGGGGATGGCCGTGGTGTAGCTGGAGAGGTGGCTGCCACCGCCGCCTGCCACGACGAAAATGGTGCCGTTCATGGTGCCCGAGTAGTGGCTCCGCTCGCCGGTGACGCACTGGCTCTGGTAGAGCGGGCATGTGCGCTCGTAGTTGTGGACGTGGCCGAAGAAGGCCATGTCGACGCGGTACCGCTGCCACAGCTTCTGCAGGCTCTCCCGGCCCTCAGGCTCCTCGAAGGAGCCCTCAGCGGCGTACCACGCGTTGGAGGAGTAGCCCAGCACCCGGTGCGCCGCGAAGATGAGCCATGGCTGGTGCTTCCGGTCCACCGTGGAGAGGCACTCCTCGATGAACTTGTGCTGCGGAGTCCCCTCCCGCCAGTCGTGCCCCGTGTCCACCACGCAGAACCGGAACATCCCATAGTCCACCTTGTACCTTCGACGGCAGCCATGTCAACCCCAATAGTTTCATAGGAGAGTATATGGAAACAAATAGATCGATGCCTGAACTGTATGTACATGCACAGACGAAAAACATGTGTGTACCAGAAGTTTGCTCTGTTTTCGGCTGGGTAGTAGTACATGGTCTCGGCCGGCACACCACACTCACCGCCGGAGTCCTTGACGTCGAAGAATCCACCAGTGTTGGGCCAGTCCCTCTCGTGGTTACCGCTGCACACAGAAGACAAAACGTAAGTTTTTACGTGACACTGCTCCATAGGCACAAGGTCATAACGTGATGTATGTActataacatactccctccgtaagtatagtgatctaaacgcttttatatttctttacagagggagtacctcgCAACCATGTAGGGCTTCCTGGCGCTGATGGGGGCGACTTGTGCAGTGAACTGGTCCCACTGGGAGAGGTATCCGTTGGCGTACGGCATGTCGCCAATATGGAAGACGATGTCGTAGTTGTCCAAATCTTTGACCAGCGTGTCGGTCGTGTTCAGCGAACCTGGCTGGTAGTTGGCGAACTCATTCGATCCATCCCTCTCCGCCTGAAAATGAAAAAGCCAAACCATGTAGGACATATATGTTGGATTCCATTTAACAACATTTCAGTGTAGGGCAGTTCCTTTATTTCATGTCAAGTGAAATTGGCCATGCGTCACAAAGAGTGCTACCTTTCCCATGTCACCGAAGATGATGATGCGTTGCAGTGAGTTTTGTCCAGGGGTTGGTGGCGCCCGGAAAGTGTAGGACTTACCCCACACCATGGTACCGTCGGAGAGCTCGTGCCCGATCTTGTAAGTGTACCTGCATCGCAAACGAACTGGTCTTGAGTTTCCAAGGGTGGGAACTACTACATTTTCCCAATGAATCTGCCTACTCTTTGTTGGGCCATAGGTCCCTCATGAAGGCCGTGTGGATGAACCCAGGGTCTCTCCACCCAACCGTCCGCGCCGGCTCGCCTGGATGAAGACACACCATGAACCACACTCGTGAGCTTCTCTTGTTTCTGGACATCttcacaaagaaaaaaaaaggTACGTACCACACATGCTGCCACGGTTGAAGGTCAGCGTGCCGGCGGGCGTGCGGGTGGGGTTCCTGACCCCGCCGCCAGGGGCGACCATGCCCCACTCTACCAGCGGGTAGGCCTCGTCAATGTCGTAGCCGCTGGTCCATGTGACCGTCATCTCGTCGTGGGTCTTCCCCTGCGCCAGCCGCGGGAACACCGGGGCCTTGGGGTTCTTGAACGCCACCGGCTTCGACACCGCCACCAGCTTCGGCTACAAAAGGTAGAAAAACACCACCATCACTTCACATAAAATGTTGGGAGCGTGACAGTGCAGTAGAACTAGTTCAACCGCAAAAAAAAAAAGTAGAACTTTAGTGGTTACGTTTTCGAAGCCGCCGGTGAAGAGGGCGAAGGAGAAGTCGGAGCGCTGGTTGATGATCTGGAACCGGATGGTGCCCTTGCCCCAGTAGCGATAGTTGGCCGAGTAGTTGGCGTACTGATACTGcacccacacccacacccacacacaccAACAGATCACTTCAGCTCGATTATCGTGGCCGGCGACGTGCATCAATCCATATTAACTGGCAATTGCCATGCATGAATTTCAAGAGAAGATAATTAGTCAACCGACCTTGATAGGCGCTGTGCAGAGTCCCGGCTCGTCGGCGTTCCTCCGCGGGTTAGGGCACGACCCCGAGCTGCATAGGCACAAGAGATACATACCATGCATATTATTCCTCCATGCCAGAGGATCCTACAGGGATTATATAGAATACTAAGGGGAAAAACTTGTTAATTTTACATGAAATCGGCAGGGGAGAAGACGGCGATCCAGTCGTCGCTGGAAGGGTTCTCCCAGCCGTATTTCACGGTAACCCATACGGTGTCTTCGCCCTGTCAGATGCATCTGAGTTGCTTACATTTCTTTATATATAACACAGAATCAACAATGTAGCACTTTATTCGTACAACTTTGCTAAAGCACATGCAACATCACATGAGTCCGGCTCTGTTTCTCATCATCTTTGTACACTCAGAAGTTCACGATTTTCATTGTTCGTTCACCTTGTACTCTAAAGTTGCACCAAGTGAGCAacaattaatttggatcggagggagtacaagatatgATATATGCTGGCTATTTGTCTAGCAAATGAACTAGCAAGGGAGTATTAGTGAGCAACTGAGCAAGCTAATGAACATACCTGGTCGCCGAGCAACGCCGGCGTCGCCCGCACGTAGGCGGAGCCGTGCAGTTCCACGGTGGCCTTGTGGATGGCGATCTTGGACAGCGGCTGGACCCCCTCGGCCGGCGACGCGCTCAccatcgccgccgctgccgccatggCCAGCACCGCCGCCACGACGACATGCGCCATCATCCCCATGGCCCAACACCGTCACCTCCCGTATCTTGTACGCACTGGCAGGCAGCTGCTCCTCTAGCTGGTGAGAGTCCAGTGTTAGTGTATGCCGGCCGGACGGCCTATATGTACTAGTACGTACTGCCACCAAGTGGCAGGCCGCGTGAACCACGGGCTATGTTAAACATTGGTTACTACGGAGCACGACATATACGACTCGATCGGTAGCCGCGTGATTCGTGGAGCAAGTTATTATGGATCTCGGCatgtgctcctgctttctttgggtACTCTTCGTTTTTTCAGTCAAGACACTCTCTCATGACTGACGCACACTCTCTCTATGTCTGAATTATTGCTTTTACGAACTTGGATTGGGTCAGACGATCAGTGGCGATCAATGGCGATCGGGGATCTGCACGTGCACAGGGCGCGCGGCATCCACCCGGATATCCGTGATTGATGATGCGAGTGATGCGATTTTATTAAGAACTACTGTGAGTGATGTTTGTGGATGAGTAGTACTAGCAAGTAACGTTTTGAGACCTTTTACGCCACATCAGCTCAATATAGACCGTTTATTTCTGTAGTTGAGCTAAGCCTGCATATTCTAAAAAAGCTTCaggtcccctcccctcccctccctggcCGCTCCCGCGAGCGCCGccgggggggaaaccctagcccgcggggcGCGACCCCCTCCTCGTttctccctcccctcgccgccgcgggCAAAGCCCGGCCAgatcgggcggcggcggggcctcttcctcccccgcgtggCGCTGGATGGCGCGGGCCATCCTTgttgggcggcggcgcggcgctggcCCAGGGCGCGGCGGCGCAGCGACGGCGGCCCGCGACGGGGGCGCGGCCTGCTGGCGGCGGCGTGGGTGGCTGGGACGGGCTGGGGGCGTGCCCTGATCCCGGCGGTGGCGGCGTGTGGGCGCGGCCCAGATCCGTCGCGGCTGCGGCTCAGGTGCTCTGGGCCCTTGTGGTGGCGGGGCCCCGGCTCGCCGCAGGCGGTGGCCTGCTCCGGTGGCTGCCCCTGCTGCAGCGCCCCCTGGTGGTGGTGGACCTGCCGGCCCCCGGCCGATCCGGCGATGGCAGGTGCCGCGGGTTGTGCTCGGCGGGGATGTGGGCTACCACGGCGTGGTGGTGGCTCATGGCAGTGGTCAGGATcgtctcacggcggcggccggacttCTTCGACGTCGGCCCGTTGGTGAGCGGCCTGTGAAGAGCTTCGATCCCTCTTCTCGATGCCCGGGCGCAATCTTCGTCGGTGGGATGGCCCTCTCCCTGCTGCGACCCATCGCTAGTCCCGTGCTCAGGCTGCAGGACTGTgcttgtctcgcgcccggcagcaggacctcctcgtctcgcgcccggcagcaggaccgagcccgtctcgcgcccggcagcaggaccgagctcgtctcgcgcccggagtTGTAGGACGAATCGATGGACTTGTGTGCCCCGGGATCCGATCGTCTCTTCCGTTGGGGTAGCGGCGGGTGTCGGTTGTGGTGGTTCCTAGGTCTTGGATTCCAGGGCGGCGGTCCTGGTGGTGGTTGCGCGGTGCTCACGGGCAGAGCCCGTcgcttggtgctgcccggtggtcatggccgtgtgggcggcgtggttgtcGGGGTGCGGCGTTCGATGGCAGTGAgtattggccggggtgaaaacctgctctttcTTCGTACAGACCGGCGGCGGCGtagctcgttcccttcttgaaggcgtcgtcgcggctctcattgtcTGTCGTGTGGCTCCGGGGGAAACCTTGACCCTCGGATCAGGCGGTGGCGACGCTCCCGTGTCGTACCCTTCCTGAAGGCACCGTCTTGAAGCCCACGGTTCATCGTATGCGGCTGCATCTCTTCGTGGTGGCGTGTTCACTGGTGGAGTCCCGGGTGCTCGAGTAGTGCTAGGGgtcgtgttgctgcgctcagcgtctATGTATCCCgctttgggtgtgtgcgtgtgttgtggtggTGTGCGTCTGTACCTGGATGTTGTTGgtcgttgctttatttataaagcgggacgaaagcctttttcggtatttGTGTAGTTCGACGGTCCAGATGATACAATACTACTCTAGATTTTCGGTAGTATATTAACTAAACAAGGGCGTTTTGGGTAGTTCATATTTATCCATCTCGCAGGCACCTTCCCCTAAAAAACAAGTGGAGTGCGGACCTGAAATATCACGTAGTAATTCTTCATCCCGCGGTTGTTCATTTGCCGTCGCCATTGCCAGCCGGCACCATCATCGCTCGTCACCCCCGTCCAGCTCGCCACGTGCCAGCGCCCCCGTACTGGCCTAGCTAGCTATCGGCGGCCGCGAGATGCCCTGCCTTTCGTGTTACCCTCGAGCCTACAGAATTTGGAGCGGGTCGCCGACGGAGACGACGAAGGTGAGGGCGTCGCCGTGGCCGCATGCCCCCGTCCTGGCCTGGCCTGCCATGGTCCGTGGCTAGATTACCGGGTCTATGGTGTTCCCATCGAGCCTCTGGAATCTGGAGCAGAGTCGCTGACATGGAGAGGACGCCGTCGCTCCGGTGGCCGCATGGCCCCGACCTTGTCCAGTCGGTCCCATGAATGAACTTGCAGACACTAGAATACGAGGCCATATCATGGCAAGTACTCCACTCCGTCGAACTCTCCACCAGCTAGCTAATTACGTTGCTACCTGTTATGTTGAGTAGTATAATGTACCGTAAAAAGTCTCAAGGTTTTGGCCAACGAGCATCAAGTCTGCAGTTCTGCACCACAAGTGGAAGGATAGATATTATAGTCTCGATCTTATCCACAAACATCACATGTGACTCTAAGCATTTGAATGCGATCCAAACTGTTTGAGGGGAAGACAAGAGAATGCTATCCAGCATAGATCGATCGTTCCGGGTTATCAAAACGGTCAAATTGTGCTGTATCATGAGAGCTAGAAAGTTTGCAAACAGCACTTGAAATGGCAAACTTGGAGCTTGAAATCTCGGCCTCCGAGTTCTTCTTTTTGGAGACAAGTTGGTGTAAGTGATGCGAATGCGATTGAACGGAACTATCCCCTTCCCCTCGCGTCGCTCCCGCGAGAGACCGAGGGGACACACCCACCGCCGGCCTctaggcctcctcctccccctccctcccctcaccgccgccgccgggcaaagcccaatAGGTGCTGGCGGCGGGGGGGCCTCGTCTCTCCCTGGCGCGGCGGAGATCTGCGTGGGCCGGTGTCCCTGC encodes:
- the LOC119311849 gene encoding nucleotide pyrophosphatase/phosphodiesterase-like; the protein is MGMMAHVVVAAVLAMAAAAAMVSASPAEGVQPLSKIAIHKATVELHGSAYVRATPALLGDQGEDTVWVTVKYGWENPSSDDWIAVFSPADFISGSCPNPRRNADEPGLCTAPIKYQYANYSANYRYWGKGTIRFQIINQRSDFSFALFTGGFENPKLVAVSKPVAFKNPKAPVFPRLAQGKTHDEMTVTWTSGYDIDEAYPLVEWGMVAPGGGVRNPTRTPAGTLTFNRGSMCGEPARTVGWRDPGFIHTAFMRDLWPNKEYTYKIGHELSDGTMVWGKSYTFRAPPTPGQNSLQRIIIFGDMGKAERDGSNEFANYQPGSLNTTDTLVKDLDNYDIVFHIGDMPYANGYLSQWDQFTAQVAPISARKPYMVASGNHERDWPNTGGFFDVKDSGGECGVPAETMYYYPAENRANFWYKVDYGMFRFCVVDTGHDWREGTPQHKFIEECLSTVDRKHQPWLIFAAHRVLGYSSNAWYAAEGSFEEPEGRESLQKLWQRYRVDMAFFGHVHNYERTCPLYQSQCVTGERSHYSGTMNGTIFVVAGGGGSHLSSYTTAIPRWSVFRDQDYGFVKLTAFNHSSLLFEYKKSSDGNVYDSFTIDRDYRDVLSCVHDSCLPTTLAL